Part of the Flavobacterium alkalisoli genome is shown below.
AGGGAGGTATAGTCGTGCTCTCCAAAGAAGATTAGAAAAACATGATAAAGGAAGGAGTACTCAATTTTACGGGAATTGTGCATTAAACTCACGAATATTACTTGCAGGCAAACCAGTATATCCAAATTAATGTTATGCAAAATAATTTAAATAAGCTGCTCTCAAAAATTAAAAATGATAAGCAAATTATACTAAAGCTCATGCAGACTGCTTTTACTAGGGCTGTTTCTGCTTTTGGTACTTTTGTATTTAATTTTGTTTTAGCAAGATATTTAGGCGCTACTGAGCTTGGGAATTTTATGATAGCATATTCTCTGTTAATCGGACTCGGTTTTTTTGCAAGGTTTGGATTATCCTCAGCTATTATGAGATTTGCTGCTATTATGTATTCTGAAAAACAATTTGGGAAAATTAGAAAATTAAGACAAGATGTTTTCTTTATATCTTTAGTTGTAACAATAGTTTTTGGAGTTTTTCTTGTTTTATTTAGAGATTATATATCTACTGTTTTTTTTAACAGTAATAAGGTGAGTGATATTTTGTTAGTTTTTGCATTTGCATTACCTTTTTATTCATATCAAACTATCCAGTCTTCTTTTTTTAAAGCATATGCTAAGCCTCAAATAGCACCTTTTTTTGAGGTTGGATTGACTACTTTTATAACAGGAACTTCGATTGCGATATTAGCCTGGTTTGGGATGAATATTAATGGGGTAAATGCAAGTATAGTATTCTTTTTTGCTTCAGTGATAGTTGCTTTAATGGGATATATAATGCTTAATAGAATAGTTAAAAAAGCTCAGTCTGGAAATGAATATCAAAAGGAAAATTATACAGGTTTTTTTTCAAGTCTGCCAGATTATGCTTTGTCTGCCTTTACAGGTTATTTGCTAAAGTTTAGTCCAACGATAATTTTAGGACTTTATGCTTCAAGTAAAGATGTAGGATTGTATTCTTTGGCAAATAGTACGGCTTTTGTTGTTAACTTTGTGTTATGGATTGTTAGTACAGTATATGCGCCTCATTTTGCTAATTCTTATTATAAAAATGAAATGAATGAATTGAGGAGGTTAGTTAGGAATTCTACCTTATATATGATGATTATTGCGTTGCCTATATTTATTGTAATAGTTTCATTTCCAACATTTATATTGGGGCTGTTTGGGGAAGAATTTAAAGAGGCAAAGAATGCATTATTAATTATGGCTGTAGCACAACTTTTTAATGTTGCAACTGGACCGGTATATTTTCTGCTGAACATGACAGGGCATGAAAAATATTTGAGAAATATTGTTATATGTACTGCTATTGTTAGCGTATTGTCTTCCTTTTTACTTTCACCTTATTATGGTTTTATGGGGGCAGCAATTTCCTCAGCGTTGGGGTTAGTGTTACAAAATGCCATTGCATTTTCAGTTTCAAAGAAGTATTTAGGAATAAGTTTTTTTAACAAAGAATAAATGCTGCAAGCTACAAATAAAAAGAAGGGAAGTTGGATACTTTTTGTAATCCTCTTTTTTGTTAATATTGGTTTTAAGGAGGTTATTAGGTTTTTAGAAGTTAATGACTTCCTGTTAGAAGGTATATTTGTATTGACATTTATATCTCTTATGATATTTTTTATCAGTAATACTTATCAGCTAAAAAATATCCTTTGGTTAGTCGTTTTGTTTTACTTTTTTTTATTATTTATGTCTTTTCAGAATTTAGACATTTTAAAAGTTGAATATGGATTACAAAAAGTATTTTTAGGACTATTTGTTCCTGTTTTATGTATTATTGTTTTTAATAGATATGAATGGGATGATAAGAGTGTTCTTAAATATTTGATAATATCTGTTTCTATTATTAGTATAATAGGTATACTTTACAAGCTTAAGGGAGGCTTTTTTGATAGATCGGTTTCCTTTGGTTTGCTTGGCTCTATTCCTTTTGGATGGGTAAACGGGATGGCTTTTTTATCTTTAGTGTTGGTTAGAGAAAAGAGTTTTAAACAAATAGTTCTTTCTTTATTTTTTCTGACGATGATCATTTGGACTGGATCAAAGGGGCCACTATTAGGGGTAGTCTTAGTTTGTTTAATTTTTTGGAATAGGGTTTTAGGAAAGAAAGTAAGTACTAAAATTATAGTATTTAGTATAGTATGTATTGCGTTTTTTATTCTATTAATATATAGTGATGATATTAGATCAGTAAGGATGATTATAGACTTTTTAGCTGATCCTGAAGAATATTCTGAAGGCGTAGGTAAAGGTTCTGTTGGTACAAGGCAGGAGTATATAGCTACTTCTTGGAAACTGTTTTTAGAAAATCCAATATTTGGTGTAGGTTTTGGGGGTTGGCAAAGTAATTTCACAGATCATAAATACCCTCATAATGTTTCAATGGAGATGTTAGCTGAAACAGGATTTGTAGGGTTTGTTTTTTTTCTTTATTTATTGTTTAAGCTAAAGTACAAAAAGATAATTGCTTATGTTGGTTTATATGGTATGATGACACTTCTATTTAGCGGTGATTTTTCATATTTTCGTTATGCTTTTTTTCCGCTGTTACTGGCTTATGTTTCAAATGATAATACTAAATTATAGATAAATGAGTAATATTTTTATACCTGTTGTAGGGCAATTCACAAATATTGGGGATGTATTACATAGACGAGAGTTGCTAAGTTGGCTTAAAAATGCAGGTACTTTGCATATTTATGTAGGTAATGCGCCTGATAGTTTCATAGAGGGGTTAAAGCTAGATAATAAAGTAGTTATATATAAAAGTTTAATAAAATGGCTTATAAAACTAAGTTTTTCAGGATTTAATAAAACAAATTTTGTTTTTAATCCAGGAGAAATACGTTTAGGAAGTCGAAGGTTAAAAGGAGAAATTCTGTTGTTTCCTTTTCAATGTCTTGTTAGATTAAAAAATGGAAAAGTTTTAAGAGTAGGTATAGCTGCTATGTCTAACAGCAGAAGCAAAAATATTTGGTTATGGAAATTGCTATTTATGCCTACATCACAGGTTTATTGGAGAACAAATCACAGTAGAGATTTATTTGGAATAGGTGAGGTAATACCTGATTTGGCTTTTTATGATATTTCAAATGATTTATTAGAAAATAATGTTTCTAGAGAATATTTGACAATATCAATGCGAGGTGATAGACCTTTTCCTACAGATTCATGGTTTAAAGCTGTGAAAAATTTTGCTACTGACTATAGTCTTAAAATAAAGGTAGTTGCTCAAGTTAGAATGGATAATGCGAGAACTGTTGAAATAGCTTCAAAATTAAATGCAGATGAATTAATATGGCCTGACAAATATACTCATACGGTACAGGAAGAGGCATTGTGTATGATATATGAAAAAACAAAGCTTATTTTAAGTGATAGGCTTCATGTTTTAATTTTAGCTTTTTCAAAAGGGGCAATTCCTGCTAATATATTGCCGAAGTTAAGTGAAAAGGTTCAACACCATTTTGATGTTTTAGGAATGGAAAATATTAGTATTTTAGATTCGGGATATGAAGATGTTTTATATGAATTTTTGAAAGAAAAATATCTAGACTCACAAGTTTTGATCAACTTGCCAAAAGCGAAAGAAAAATTAGACTTATGCAGAAATGAAATAATAAGAGGCTTGAAAAAAAATTAAAATTGAAATAATGAATATACTATACTTTCATCAATATTTTAAAACTCCCCAAGAACCTGGAGGTACAAGATCGTATTGGATTGCAAAAGAACTAATAGGAAGAGGGCATAAAGTCACTATTATAACAGCTTCATCGCAATTTACTAAGCAAGTTCATGAAACAATTGTTGATGGTATTAATGTTATTTATATCCAAGAGTCATACAATCAAGAAATGGGGTTCTATAGGCGTTTAAAAGCATTTTGTCGATTTATGTATAAATCGACAAAAATAGGATTAAAATATAGTGACGTTGATTTGGTTATTGCTACATCAACTCCTCTCACGATTGGTGTGCCTGCTTTGATGTTGAAATGGTTAAAGAAAGTTCCGTATATATTTGAAGTTAGAGATCTATGGCCTGAAGTTCCTATACAAATGGGAGCAATAAAAAATCCTTTACTTATAAAAGTTACAAAATTTTTTGAAAAGATTATATATCAAAATGCTACACATGTTGTTTCACTTTCACCTGGAATGAGGGATGGAGTGATAAAGTATATTCCTTACGAAAAGACATCCATGATACCTAATATGGCAAAGAAAGATGAATTTTGGCCAAGGGAGAAAAATTATAAGCTCATGAAAGAGTTAGGTCTAAATCAAGATTCTTTTAAAATAATACATTTTGGAGCATTGGGTTTAGCAAATGGTATTGAAAGCGTGATTGAAACTGCTGAATTGTTAAAAAATGACTTTACTATTGAATTTGTTTTTTTAGGAGGTGGAGCAATGGAATCGAGGATAAAGGAAAAAATTGAGTTATTATCCTTAAAAAACGTTAAATTATTAGGAAGGTATCCAATGAGGGAAACTTCGGAAATTGTAAACTTTTGTGATGTTTCTTTAGTTTCTTTTTTAAATTTACCTATTTTAAGCACGAACTCTCCTAATAAATTGTTTGATTCTCTTTCTGCAGGCAAACCAATTATAGTTAATTCTGCAGGTTGGACAAAAGATTTAGTTGAGGATTATGTGTGCGGTTTTTATGTTAATTTTGATGCCCCATCCGATTTAGTAGAAAAAATAAAGTTTTTACAAAAAAATACTCATATTCAGCTAAGTATGGGGGAGCAGTCAAGGTCTTTAGCGTTAAATAAGTTTGATAAAACTATACTGTGTAAAGAATTTGGAGATATTGTAGAAAAAATAGAATCTCAAAAATATTCTTTGAATTATAAAAATTAAAAAATCCATGAGAAAAAAAGTTTTAATTTTTCCTTCTGGAGCTGAGAATGCTTTGGAAATAAACGAAGCAATAAAATATTCTATTCATGTAGAAGTAATCCCAGCTTCAGGAAGGAATGATTATAGTGAATTAATTTACGAAAATGAAGTTAGGAAGCTGCCTTTTTTAAATGAATTAAATTTTATTGAGGATTTGAATAAGTTAATTGAAAAAGATAAAATTGATTTAATTTTTCCTACCGATGATACTGCATCTTTATTTCTCGCAGAAAATGCTTCTATAATTAATGCAAAAATTTTGTCAGCTGATTTTAAAACAAATTTGGTTTGTCGCTATAAAAAAGAAACATATACTCTTTTTAAAGATGAATTTTTTTGCCCCCAAATTTATTTAAAAGTCTTAGAAGAGGAAGAATATCCAATTTTTTCAAAACCTGATGTAGGTCAGGGTTCACAAGGTGTTCAGTTGATAAAGTCAAAGAAACATCATGAATCTCTAATTGATAACAATGATTTGATTTTTGTAGAATATCTCCCAGGTAAAGAATATACAATAGATTGTTTTACAAATAGGTATGGGGAGCTATTGTTTTCCGGTATTCGTGAAAGAGCAGAAGTTAAAATGGGTATTAGTTTTAGAAGTAGAGAGGTTTCTTTAACAGATGAGGTAAAACAAATAGCTGAAAAAATTAATAGCAAACTTGGTTTTCATGGTTTATGGTTCTTTCAATTGAAAGAAGATTGTAATGGACATTTGAAATTGTTAGAAGTGTCAACACGTACAGCAGGAACAATGGGGTTCTTCAGGCATAAGGGGGTTAACTTGCCTTTGCTAACTATATATGATGCACTTGGGATGGATGTGGAGATTTTTAAGTATGGCTATGAACTTGAGCTTTTTCGTGTAACTAAAAACAAATTTAAGTATGGGTTAGAATATGATACTGTCTATGTAGATTATGATGATACGTTAATAGTAAACGGAAAAGTTAATATTGTCTTGATGAGTTTTATTTATCAATGTAAGAATAATGGAAAAATAGTAAAGTTAATTACTAAACATGGGGCTAAATTGCATATGTCTTTAAATTTTTACTCAATATCTCCAAGTTTATTCGATGAGATAATTGTGTTAAAAATGGAGGATAAAAAATCAGATTACATAGAATCACATAAAGCGATTTTCATCGATAATTGGTTTGTTGAAAGAAGAGAAGTTAGATTAGCGAAAGATATGCCGGTATTTGATGTAGATACAGTAGAAAGTTTGATAAAAAATTAGATATGGATATTATTAAAATAGCAATGTTCTCATATGCAGATATTAATAACTATGGAGATATATTGTTTTCACATGTTTTTAAGCATGAAATTGAGAAAAGAATAGCTAATGTTAACATTGATTTTTATACTCCCTCAGAAATAGAACTTGAAGGTTTTTATTACAGGTCTTATCATAAGAGTAAAGTTAAAGAAAAATATGATGCCTTAATTCTCGCAGGGGGAGAAGTTGTTCATTTGTTTGAAGAAAGAACTTGGAAGCCAATTTATGAAAAAAATAATCAAAAGGTTTTAAGTGAAAATGCATATGATGTAGTTTGGGATTGGATTGATAAAGACTCTTCTTTTAAAGCTTGGCTTTCAGTAGGAGTTAGGCCTTTTGGGGATAAATGGGATGATGATAAGATTAATCAATCTATATCTGATTTAGATTATATCTCTGTAAGAGGGATTCTTTCAAAAAAAATATTAGAACATGGAGATTACGAAGAGTTTAATGATAAAATTAAGATTACTCCAGATTTAGGCTGGATTTTTCCAGACTATTTGACTATTAGAAATGAAGTAGGTCAACATTATAAAAAATGGGCATTTGGGTCCAAGTATATAATTTTTCAAGTTCATAATATTACGGATATAGAGGCCAAAAATATTAGTGATGCTTTATTGAAATTTAAAGAGGAAACAGGTTTTGAGGTACTGTTATTGCCTGTAATTCATTTATGGAAAGATGAAAAGTATTTAGAGTTAATTTTAGAAGCATCAGGAGGAGAGTTTAAACTTTTACCGAATAATCTAAGTGTGCTTGAGATGCTAGATTTAATTGTACATTCTGAAGTTGTGTTGTGTTCAAGTCTGCATGTTGCAATAACTGCATTAGCGAAAGGAATTCCTGCTGCTATTTTTAACAAGTGGCAAGGGACTAAACTTCAAGATTTATATGGGCTACAATTTAGAAGTGAATATTTATTTAGTGATAGTTCAGATACTTATAGTGTATTATCTCGATTGCTTAAAGAAAAACAAACTTCTAAATCATTACATATTTATGCAGATTTTATGAAGGCTAAGCTTTATGAAACTTTTGATGAAATTTCAGATAAAATTATAAAAAATAAATCTTAGTAGAAATGTACAGTAATTATTTAAAACGTTTTTTTGATCTTATTATATCAATTTTTATTATAGTAATTTTTTTACCAATATTCATAATTATCTTTCTTATTTTATTTGTTCAAAATTCTGGGGAGGTTTTTTTTATACAGACTAGGATAGGTAAAATGAATAAAGAGTTTGGATTAATTAAATTTAGGTCAATGAATAATAAGAAAGATGACCAAGGCAATCTACTCAAAGATATGGATAGAATTACTCCTTTCGGACATTTTATAAGAAAAGCCTCGTTAGATGAATTACCTCAAATATTTAATATTTTAAAAGGAGAGATGAGTTTAGTAGGACCTAGGCCTTTGCTGTCAGAGTATCTTCCTTATTATTCTGAATATCATATTCGTAGACATGAAATAAAGCCGGGAATTACTGGGTTAGCTCAAATTGAAGGTAGAAATTATCTCAAATTTAGTGAAAGGTTTAATTTAGATGTTCATTATGTAGATAATGTTTCTTTAAAATTGGATTTGCAGATTTTAGTTAAAACTTTTTTTAAGATATTTAAATCTTCAGATATTAGTATGGGTAGAAAAATGTCAGAGATAGATGATATTGGAATAACAAAAGGTTTGGCTAAACATTATTTTAATATTGATGAAAATGAATAAAGAATTTGGTTCGGATTTCCATTATTCTTACAAAGAAATCACAATTGATGAAAAATCTTTTTTTGATTCTATAAATTTTGTTTTCTCATTTTCTGGTCGTTCAGGATTACATGGTATTTTAAAGGAAGGCATTTCTCGGTATGGTTGGAAGAGAATTTATTTTCCAAGCTATTATTGTCATTCGGTAGTAGATTTTGTTGCAACTTTGCCTGTAGAAATTGTTTTATATAGTTGTAATCCTTTTGAGTTTTTTGATAGGATTGATTTTATAGATTCGTCTCAATCAGTAATTATTAATGTAGATTTTTTTGGTTTAAAAAAATTGAATCTCTCTTCAATTAAAGAAGCTATAATTATTGAGGATTTAACGCACAATATTGAATCTGTTCTTCATTCTACAGCCCATTATTGTTTTGGTTCACTTAGGAAAGAGTTACCTGTTCCTGTTGGAGGTTTTTGTTATTCGCCGAAAAACTTAGAGTTGCCAAGTTTTCAGTCGAATTTTGAAAGTGATATATTAGCTAGTGAAAAGTTTGCAGCAATGATTCTTAAGAGAGAGTATCTATATGGAGGTATAAGCGATAAAGATATATATAGAGGCTTGTTTGAAAAAAGTGAAGATGATTTTAACAAGTTATATACTAATTCGGCTATGCCTGAGTGGGTCAAGTCTCTTTTGTTTAGTCTGGATGTAAAAAAAATAAATACTCTAAAACAGGTAAATATTGATTTTGCTTTAAGAGAATTAAAAGTCATTAATCAATTAAAGGTTAATTTTAATAATACGGGTAAGTCATTTGGACTTATATTGGAATGTGAGACAGTATTAGTAAAAAATCAGTTAAAAGATTATCTTGTTGAGAATAAGATTTATCCGGCAATTTTATGGCCAAATCAACAGAATGATAATGATATATTACTAGCTGGTAAAATGCTTTTTTTGCACATGGACTACAGGTATTCTTTAAGCGATATAAAAACAATTATTTTTAAATTACAAAATTTTTTTAATCATGAATAGTTTTTCTGTAATAGAAGTTAATGATGCTAAATGGAGTGAAATTATTAAGCGCTCATTTAAATATGATTTCTATCATACTCAATCATATAACCTTTTAGAAACAGAACACCGACCTATTTTATGTGTTAGTTATTTTAATGATGAATTTATAGCACTTCCTTTGGTGGTGAGAAAGATTCCTGAGAGTGATCTGTTTGATTGTACATCTGTATATGGTTACTGTGGGCCAATATCCAGCGTAGATTTTAATAATGTTTCAAATGATGGCATAATTAATTTTACGGATCAGTTAAATGACTATTTTAAGAAAAATAATATAGTTACAGTTTTTTCAAGATTACACCCTCTGATAGAAGGAGAAAGTGTTTTAAATAATCTTGGAAATATTTATGATATAAATAGTACTGTTGCTGTTGATTTAAGAATATCACCCGATGAGCAACGTAAACAATATAGAAAGTCAAATAAATCTGAATTAAATCAGTTAAGAAGAAAAGACTTTGTTATAGAGGAAGCAAGATCAGAGAAAGAAATTGATGAGTTTATCTCTATTTATAATGAAACAATGGATAGAGTCAATGCGTCGCCGAATTATTATTTTAATAGGAATTACTATTTATCCTTTTTAAATAATAAATGCTTTAAGAGTAAATTATTGTTGGCTAAAAAAGGAGGAGAGATAGCTGCAGGGGCTATTTTTACTATTTCAGATAAGATTATGCAATATCATTTAGCAGGTACTAAATCTGAATTTATTAGATATACTCCAATGAAATTAGTGTTAGATGAAGCACGTCTTTTAGCAAATGATTTAAATCTTGAATTTTTACATCTCGGTGGAGGTGTCGGTGGTAGCGATGAAGATAGCTTATTTAGATTTAAGTCAGGCTTTTCTCAACTTAGGTTTAATTTTAAAGTATGGAAATATGTTGTCGATGAGGATAACTATAATAAGTTAGTTGAGATTAAATTTTCATCAGAAGTGCCAGAAACAGATTTTTTTCCTATTTATAGATTGAATAGTTGATAGATTAGTGATTGTTTTGCTTAAAAAAATAATAAATGTATTTTGATATATCTATATTTGTAAATTAAAGGGCATGTTTAATGAGAAATAATAAAATATGGCTTTCCTCACCTCATATGGGAGGAACAGAATTGAAATATATTAATCAAGCTTTTGAAACTAATTGGGTAGCTCCATTAGGGCCAAATGTTGATGGGTTTGAAGCTGATCTTGAATCTTATTTAGGATATGGGGCATATGTTGGTGCTTTAAGCTCGGGAACTGCCGCCTTGCATCTGGGGCTTATAATGTTAGGTGTTGGGTATGGTGACGAAGTGATTTGCCAAAGTATGACCTTTTCAGCCTCGGCAAATCCGATTAGATATTTAGGAGCTCAACCAGTTTTTGTAGATAGTGAGTCTGATACATGGAATATTTGTCCAGATTCATTAGAAGAGGCTATTAAAGATAGGTTGAAGAAAGGAAAAAAACCTAAAGCTATAGTTGCCGTACATTTATATGGTATGCCGTATAAAGTTGATGAATTAAGAGAAATAGCAGATAGATACGAAATTCCTATTCTTGAAGATAGTGCAGAGGCATTGGGAAGCTCTTATAAAGGTCAAAAATGTGGTACTTTTGGAGATATTAGTATTTTATCTTTTAATGGGAATAAAATAATTACTACTTCTGGTGGAGGTGCTATAGTTGTAAAGGATAAGAAATTTAAAGATAAAGCCGTATTTTTGTCTACACAAGCTAGAGATAATGCCCCTCATTATCAGCATTCTGAAGTTGGTTACAACTATAGGATGAGTAATATATGTGCGGGTATTGGTCGAGGACAAATGGAAGTTCTGGATAAGCATATAGCTTTAAGAAGATCAATGCATGATTTTTATGTTTCGTTATTTAAAGAAAAGCCAGGGATTACAGTTTTTAAAGAGCCTAATTCCGATTTTTTTTCTAATCATTGGCTTTCTGCAATTATTGTAGACTCTTCTATTGTTGGTGTTAATAGAGAGGATGTTAGATTAGCATTAGAAGCTGAAAATATTGAGTCTAGGCCGTTATGGAAACCAATGCATCTTCAGCCTGTGTTTGAAGGCTGTCCATACTATGGTGGAAAAGTTTCTGAAGATTTATTTGATAAAGGATTATGCCTGCCTTCTGGATCAAATTTAGGAGAGAGTGAAAGAGAACGTATATCAGGATTGTTAGAAGTTTTTTTTGACAGAAAGTTATCTGTTTAAGTGAATACATTTAATAATATTTATTTCGCGATATAGAGTGGAGAGAAAGAATAATAATGCCTATAAATTTAATGATTACCGATTTTGGACATCTTTACATAATCTGGGGTATTTACCACGATGGATAATACTCTTGTTGGATTTGGTAGTAGTGTCTTTTACCGGTATTTTCTCGTATGTCTTAATTCATAGAACGGGAGTGTCTGTTAAACCTGATTTATATGTTATAAGTATTGTTTTCTACCTTTTAATAACTCTTCTCTCATTTAGGGCTTTTCGTACTTACGCTGGTATTATAAGGCATTCTTCTTATATTGATGCAGTGAAGATTTTCTTTGCTCAATTTACTACAGCTTTTCTTTTACTTGCTTTTAATAGTCTTTATGAAACTATTAAAGGTGATTTGTTATACCTTAATGTAGGAATATTAATAAATGCTGTTTTTTCATTTAGCTGTCTTTTTTTATATAGAGTTTTAGTAAAACAGGTTTTTGAGAATTATTTTAATAGTAGTAATGGCAAAAAGTTAGTTAGGGCCATTATATATGGTTCTGATGCTAATGCTATTGCCGTAGCCAATGCATTAAAGTCTGAAATTCCGGGAAGGTTTAAATTGGTAGGATTTATTGATAAATCAAGTTATAACAAATCTAAGATGATTTTAGGTTTGCCAATTCTTCAACATAAAAAGAGAATTTCTGTAGTGATGCGAGTTTTTAATGCTGAAGCTTTAGTTATTGCTGATAAGAGTTTATTAAAAGAAGAGAAACTTGCTATTGTTGATGAATGCTTAGAGTTTAATTATAAAGTATATACTGTACCGCTGATATCCGATTGGGAAGATCAAAAAGAGATATCAAGAAAAATTAAAAATTTTCAGATACAGGATTTGCTTGAAAGAAAGCCTATCGTATTAGACAATAATTCGATTTCGTCTCAAATTAAAAATAAAACTATATTAATTACCGGGGCTGCAGGTTCTATTGGTAGTGAGATTGTAAGGCAAGTAATTCAGTTTAGTCCTAAAAATGTTATTATGTTGGATCAGGCTGAAACGCCTTTACATCAGCTAAGTCTTGAAGTTGCCAGATTAGATTCTCAAGCTAATATTATTTCTGTTATTTCAGATGTAAGAAATAAAGATGCAATGTTGGAGGTTTTTAGAAAATATAAACCCCAGGTTGTTTATCACGCGGCAGCATATAAGCATGTGCCTTTAATGGAAGAAAACCCTTCACAGGCAATTTTTGTTAATGTTCTGGGTACTAAAAATATTGCTGACCTGGCATGTGAATTTGGGGTTGACAGCTTTGTAATGGTTTCTACTGATAAAGCGGTTAATCCAAGTAATGTTATGGGGGCAAGTAAAAGAATAGCCGAAAAGTATGTTCAGGCACTTCATAATAAAATGATTGTTGAAACAGGTAAATGTAAAACTAAATTTATTACTACCCGTTTTGGTAATGTTTTAGGTTCAAATGGTTCGGTTGTTCCTTTGTTTACAAAGCAAATTGAAGCAGGAGGGCCAATTACTTTAACACATCCTGATATAATTCGTTACTTCATGACTATTCCGGAAGCGTGCCAGCTAGTACTTGAAGCTGGAGCTATGGGTAATGGAGGAGAGATTTATATTTTTG
Proteins encoded:
- a CDS encoding MATE family efflux transporter, whose translation is MQNNLNKLLSKIKNDKQIILKLMQTAFTRAVSAFGTFVFNFVLARYLGATELGNFMIAYSLLIGLGFFARFGLSSAIMRFAAIMYSEKQFGKIRKLRQDVFFISLVVTIVFGVFLVLFRDYISTVFFNSNKVSDILLVFAFALPFYSYQTIQSSFFKAYAKPQIAPFFEVGLTTFITGTSIAILAWFGMNINGVNASIVFFFASVIVALMGYIMLNRIVKKAQSGNEYQKENYTGFFSSLPDYALSAFTGYLLKFSPTIILGLYASSKDVGLYSLANSTAFVVNFVLWIVSTVYAPHFANSYYKNEMNELRRLVRNSTLYMMIIALPIFIVIVSFPTFILGLFGEEFKEAKNALLIMAVAQLFNVATGPVYFLLNMTGHEKYLRNIVICTAIVSVLSSFLLSPYYGFMGAAISSALGLVLQNAIAFSVSKKYLGISFFNKE
- a CDS encoding O-antigen ligase family protein; translated protein: MLQATNKKKGSWILFVILFFVNIGFKEVIRFLEVNDFLLEGIFVLTFISLMIFFISNTYQLKNILWLVVLFYFFLLFMSFQNLDILKVEYGLQKVFLGLFVPVLCIIVFNRYEWDDKSVLKYLIISVSIISIIGILYKLKGGFFDRSVSFGLLGSIPFGWVNGMAFLSLVLVREKSFKQIVLSLFFLTMIIWTGSKGPLLGVVLVCLIFWNRVLGKKVSTKIIVFSIVCIAFFILLIYSDDIRSVRMIIDFLADPEEYSEGVGKGSVGTRQEYIATSWKLFLENPIFGVGFGGWQSNFTDHKYPHNVSMEMLAETGFVGFVFFLYLLFKLKYKKIIAYVGLYGMMTLLFSGDFSYFRYAFFPLLLAYVSNDNTKL
- a CDS encoding polysaccharide pyruvyl transferase family protein, whose translation is MSNIFIPVVGQFTNIGDVLHRRELLSWLKNAGTLHIYVGNAPDSFIEGLKLDNKVVIYKSLIKWLIKLSFSGFNKTNFVFNPGEIRLGSRRLKGEILLFPFQCLVRLKNGKVLRVGIAAMSNSRSKNIWLWKLLFMPTSQVYWRTNHSRDLFGIGEVIPDLAFYDISNDLLENNVSREYLTISMRGDRPFPTDSWFKAVKNFATDYSLKIKVVAQVRMDNARTVEIASKLNADELIWPDKYTHTVQEEALCMIYEKTKLILSDRLHVLILAFSKGAIPANILPKLSEKVQHHFDVLGMENISILDSGYEDVLYEFLKEKYLDSQVLINLPKAKEKLDLCRNEIIRGLKKN
- a CDS encoding glycosyltransferase family 4 protein — protein: MNILYFHQYFKTPQEPGGTRSYWIAKELIGRGHKVTIITASSQFTKQVHETIVDGINVIYIQESYNQEMGFYRRLKAFCRFMYKSTKIGLKYSDVDLVIATSTPLTIGVPALMLKWLKKVPYIFEVRDLWPEVPIQMGAIKNPLLIKVTKFFEKIIYQNATHVVSLSPGMRDGVIKYIPYEKTSMIPNMAKKDEFWPREKNYKLMKELGLNQDSFKIIHFGALGLANGIESVIETAELLKNDFTIEFVFLGGGAMESRIKEKIELLSLKNVKLLGRYPMRETSEIVNFCDVSLVSFLNLPILSTNSPNKLFDSLSAGKPIIVNSAGWTKDLVEDYVCGFYVNFDAPSDLVEKIKFLQKNTHIQLSMGEQSRSLALNKFDKTILCKEFGDIVEKIESQKYSLNYKN
- a CDS encoding ATP-grasp domain-containing protein — its product is MRKKVLIFPSGAENALEINEAIKYSIHVEVIPASGRNDYSELIYENEVRKLPFLNELNFIEDLNKLIEKDKIDLIFPTDDTASLFLAENASIINAKILSADFKTNLVCRYKKETYTLFKDEFFCPQIYLKVLEEEEYPIFSKPDVGQGSQGVQLIKSKKHHESLIDNNDLIFVEYLPGKEYTIDCFTNRYGELLFSGIRERAEVKMGISFRSREVSLTDEVKQIAEKINSKLGFHGLWFFQLKEDCNGHLKLLEVSTRTAGTMGFFRHKGVNLPLLTIYDALGMDVEIFKYGYELELFRVTKNKFKYGLEYDTVYVDYDDTLIVNGKVNIVLMSFIYQCKNNGKIVKLITKHGAKLHMSLNFYSISPSLFDEIIVLKMEDKKSDYIESHKAIFIDNWFVERREVRLAKDMPVFDVDTVESLIKN
- a CDS encoding polysaccharide pyruvyl transferase family protein translates to MDIIKIAMFSYADINNYGDILFSHVFKHEIEKRIANVNIDFYTPSEIELEGFYYRSYHKSKVKEKYDALILAGGEVVHLFEERTWKPIYEKNNQKVLSENAYDVVWDWIDKDSSFKAWLSVGVRPFGDKWDDDKINQSISDLDYISVRGILSKKILEHGDYEEFNDKIKITPDLGWIFPDYLTIRNEVGQHYKKWAFGSKYIIFQVHNITDIEAKNISDALLKFKEETGFEVLLLPVIHLWKDEKYLELILEASGGEFKLLPNNLSVLEMLDLIVHSEVVLCSSLHVAITALAKGIPAAIFNKWQGTKLQDLYGLQFRSEYLFSDSSDTYSVLSRLLKEKQTSKSLHIYADFMKAKLYETFDEISDKIIKNKS
- a CDS encoding sugar transferase — protein: MYSNYLKRFFDLIISIFIIVIFLPIFIIIFLILFVQNSGEVFFIQTRIGKMNKEFGLIKFRSMNNKKDDQGNLLKDMDRITPFGHFIRKASLDELPQIFNILKGEMSLVGPRPLLSEYLPYYSEYHIRRHEIKPGITGLAQIEGRNYLKFSERFNLDVHYVDNVSLKLDLQILVKTFFKIFKSSDISMGRKMSEIDDIGITKGLAKHYFNIDENE